A genomic region of Bradyrhizobium sp. ORS 278 contains the following coding sequences:
- a CDS encoding putative quinol monooxygenase, which produces MIYVVATLTIKPETRAEFIAAATACIEGTRREPGNIAYDLHESVTDPSRMVFVEQWENAEALIPHRATEHMKTFGRVAVKCMAAPPRIEIITPEKVDVR; this is translated from the coding sequence GTGATCTATGTCGTCGCCACCTTGACCATCAAGCCCGAAACGCGTGCCGAATTCATCGCCGCCGCCACCGCCTGCATCGAGGGGACCCGCAGGGAACCCGGCAATATTGCCTATGACCTGCATGAGAGCGTCACCGACCCGAGCAGGATGGTGTTCGTCGAGCAGTGGGAGAACGCCGAGGCGCTGATCCCGCATCGCGCGACCGAGCACATGAAGACGTTCGGACGCGTGGCGGTGAAGTGCATGGCGGCGCCGCCCAGGATCGAGATCATTACGCCCGAGAAGGTCGATGTCCGCTGA
- a CDS encoding sigma-70 family RNA polymerase sigma factor, whose product MPLTDSLRDDILAAVPSLRAFAISLSGNSDRADDLVQETLLRALANIDSFQPGSNLPAWLFTILRNLFRSDYRKRRREVEDAEGNYAKTLKTHPSQGAHLEFEEFRAALEKLPQDQREALILVGASGFSYEDAAAICGCAVGTIKSRVNRARSKLAALLYVEGAEDFGPDETVRAVIGGSGG is encoded by the coding sequence ATGCCTCTCACTGATTCCTTGCGGGACGATATCCTTGCGGCCGTCCCAAGCCTCCGCGCATTCGCGATTTCCTTGAGTGGTAACAGCGATCGCGCCGACGACCTCGTGCAGGAAACTCTGCTGCGGGCGCTTGCCAACATCGATTCGTTTCAGCCGGGCTCGAATCTGCCCGCGTGGTTGTTTACGATTTTGAGAAATCTGTTCCGCTCCGATTACCGCAAACGACGGCGCGAAGTCGAGGACGCCGAGGGCAACTACGCCAAGACGCTCAAGACGCATCCCTCCCAGGGGGCGCATCTGGAGTTCGAAGAGTTCCGTGCGGCTCTCGAGAAGCTTCCTCAGGACCAGCGCGAAGCGCTGATTCTGGTCGGCGCGTCTGGCTTCTCCTATGAAGATGCGGCGGCGATCTGCGGCTGCGCCGTGGGCACGATCAAGAGCCGTGTTAACCGCGCGCGCTCCAAACTCGCGGCGCTGCTTTATGTCGAAGGTGCCGAGGATTTCGGCCCTGACGAGACGGTGCGGGCTGTGATCGGCGGCAGCGGCGGCTGA
- a CDS encoding energy transducer TonB has protein sequence MNVLRSAGILAGCILAGSALAESPKDSWIKSLAVQLKAHRHYPLESSGTGGTARVIFHIDRSGQLISAALLESTGDRALDKEALTMIERAQPFPAPPPDMSDDHLTLSVPLVFAPRPASAINMDIAPDPSALRAKLNGICRGC, from the coding sequence GTGAACGTCCTACGATCAGCGGGAATTCTGGCAGGCTGCATCCTAGCCGGGTCCGCTCTCGCCGAGAGTCCCAAGGACAGTTGGATCAAGAGCCTGGCTGTCCAGCTCAAGGCGCATCGACATTATCCGCTGGAGTCGAGCGGCACCGGCGGGACCGCAAGGGTCATCTTCCACATCGACCGCTCAGGTCAGCTGATCTCCGCGGCTCTGCTGGAAAGCACCGGTGACCGGGCGCTAGACAAGGAGGCGCTGACGATGATCGAGCGGGCTCAGCCGTTCCCGGCTCCCCCACCAGATATGAGCGACGATCATCTGACTTTGAGCGTCCCGCTGGTGTTCGCGCCGAGACCGGCATCGGCCATCAACATGGATATCGCACCCGATCCAAGTGCACTACGCGCAAAACTGAACGGCATCTGCCGCGGCTGTTGA
- a CDS encoding HWE histidine kinase domain-containing protein — translation MLRLGVIIGVIALLGTALSGLAAYRVHDQELALDRIALARAIDVHASLVQDRLTERELLARVASGLFRAPSVIKANMLEPLRSSIYAFKTDFVVASWIARLRPDELPVAQAELHQAGFSNPTIRSYDDTPLGPNVDHPIDVLMDLEPRNAETSRLPGRALDRQPIVGPMLARAMAEGKPVASDPTPLLRPDGPAGIVLAAPVVPQGATAPAGFVTFSYEIGPLLLTNDDLSLFSVALKDPRNASDELVANDQGAVTTRTRGPDDPAPSSTRTVAFGNHDWSLVYYAKSNAARRAQQTAAIVGVIGLALTGIIGGLFGYVAYNNLRLSREIQVRIGFERRLTAVIDELNHRVKNILAVIQSIVTRTLRHGSDIDVARELLIGRIHAMSNVVTLLSESQWQGVQLRGLFEARAIPHAERIAVSGPDITVSARAAQSLSLLFFELASHSDEGLSLVGKHPHITAKWEVTGDEPNAVFNFRWEERNTSEATRRPDSDFGLILLDRVAPEALGGASKRFFTEGSYVYELTAPMETVVDMTERDRTEQFSAPVRPPK, via the coding sequence GTGCTCCGGCTGGGTGTCATCATCGGTGTGATTGCGCTACTCGGGACGGCCCTTTCGGGCTTGGCTGCTTACCGCGTCCATGACCAGGAGCTGGCGCTCGACCGCATCGCGCTGGCCCGCGCGATCGACGTCCATGCGAGCCTCGTGCAGGACCGGCTGACCGAGCGCGAGCTGCTGGCCCGGGTCGCCTCCGGCCTGTTCCGGGCACCCTCCGTCATCAAGGCCAACATGCTCGAGCCGTTGCGCTCGTCGATCTACGCTTTCAAGACGGACTTCGTGGTGGCGTCCTGGATCGCCCGGTTGCGTCCTGACGAACTTCCGGTCGCGCAGGCCGAGTTGCATCAGGCGGGCTTTTCCAACCCGACGATACGCAGTTACGACGACACCCCGCTCGGTCCGAACGTCGACCACCCGATCGACGTCCTGATGGACCTCGAGCCGCGCAATGCTGAAACCTCGCGCCTTCCCGGTAGGGCGCTGGACCGCCAGCCCATCGTCGGTCCGATGCTGGCGCGCGCGATGGCGGAGGGCAAGCCGGTCGCCTCCGATCCGACGCCGCTGTTGCGGCCCGATGGCCCGGCCGGGATCGTGCTTGCCGCGCCGGTGGTGCCGCAGGGCGCAACCGCGCCCGCCGGGTTCGTCACGTTTTCCTATGAGATCGGCCCGCTGCTGCTGACCAATGACGATCTCTCGCTCTTCTCGGTCGCATTGAAGGACCCGCGGAACGCGTCCGACGAGCTGGTCGCCAATGATCAGGGCGCGGTGACAACACGGACGCGGGGGCCGGACGATCCAGCGCCTTCGTCGACCCGCACTGTCGCCTTTGGCAATCACGATTGGTCGCTGGTGTACTACGCCAAGAGCAATGCGGCCCGGCGAGCCCAGCAGACCGCGGCGATCGTCGGTGTCATTGGTCTCGCGCTGACCGGCATCATCGGCGGCCTGTTCGGCTATGTCGCATACAACAATCTCCGGCTCAGCCGCGAGATCCAGGTGCGCATCGGCTTCGAGCGGCGCCTCACGGCCGTGATCGACGAGCTGAACCATCGGGTCAAGAACATCCTCGCTGTGATCCAGTCGATCGTGACGCGTACGCTCCGGCATGGCAGCGACATCGATGTGGCTCGCGAGCTATTGATCGGGCGCATCCATGCGATGTCGAACGTGGTCACGCTCCTGAGCGAGAGCCAGTGGCAAGGTGTCCAGCTGCGCGGCCTGTTCGAGGCGCGTGCCATTCCTCATGCCGAGCGGATTGCCGTCAGCGGGCCGGATATCACCGTCAGCGCGCGGGCCGCGCAGAGCCTCTCGCTGCTATTTTTCGAGCTCGCGTCGCACTCCGACGAAGGCCTCTCGCTGGTTGGCAAGCATCCGCACATCACCGCGAAATGGGAGGTGACCGGCGACGAGCCCAACGCGGTGTTCAACTTCCGCTGGGAGGAGCGCAACACGAGCGAGGCGACGCGGCGTCCCGACAGTGATTTCGGCCTGATCCTGCTCGACCGGGTGGCGCCCGAGGCGCTCGGCGGCGCCTCGAAGCGCTTCTTTACCGAAGGCAGCTATGTCTATGAGCTCACCGCGCCGATGGAGACGGTCGTCGACATGACCGAGCGCGATCGGACGGAGCAGTTTTCCGCACCGGTCCGTCCGCCCAAGTGA
- the ureC gene encoding urease subunit alpha, giving the protein MSVKIKRSVYADMFGPTTGDKVRLADTDLIIEVEKDFTVYGEEVKFGGGKVIRDGMGQSQATNKQGAADTVITNALIVDHWGVVKADVAIKDGMISAIGKAGNPDIQPGVTIVIGPGTDVIAGEGKILTAGGFDSHIHFICPQQIEHALMSGVTSLLGGGTGPSHGTFATTCTPGPWHIGRMMQSFDAFPVNLGISGKGNASRPAALVEMVKAGACALKLHEDWGTTPAAIDNCLSVADDHDIQVMLHSDTLNESGFVEDTIKAFKGRTIHAFHTEGAGGGHAPDIIKVAGLKNVLPSSTNPTRPFTRNTIDEHLDMLMVCHHLDPSIAEDLAFAESRIRKETIAAEDILHDLGALSMMSSDSQAMGRLGEVIIRTWQTADKMKKQRGALPQDKGKDNDNFRVKRYIAKYTINPAIAHGVSKLIGSVEKGKLADLVLWSPAFFGVKPDCVIKGGTIVAAPMGDPNASIPTPQPVHYQPMFGAFGKSLTASSVIFTSKAAVAGGLARKLGLSKKLYAVQNTRGRISKKSMIHNDATPNIEVDPETYEVRADGELLTCEPAEVLPMAQRYFMF; this is encoded by the coding sequence ATGTCCGTCAAGATCAAGCGTTCCGTCTACGCCGACATGTTCGGCCCGACCACCGGCGACAAGGTGCGGCTCGCCGACACTGATCTCATCATCGAGGTCGAGAAGGACTTCACCGTCTATGGCGAGGAGGTGAAGTTCGGCGGTGGCAAGGTGATCCGCGACGGCATGGGCCAGTCGCAGGCGACCAACAAGCAGGGCGCGGCCGACACGGTCATCACCAACGCCCTGATTGTCGATCACTGGGGTGTCGTGAAGGCCGACGTCGCGATCAAGGACGGCATGATCAGTGCAATCGGCAAGGCCGGCAATCCCGACATCCAGCCGGGCGTGACCATCGTGATCGGCCCGGGCACCGACGTGATTGCGGGCGAGGGCAAGATCCTCACCGCCGGCGGCTTCGACAGCCACATTCACTTCATCTGTCCGCAGCAGATCGAGCACGCGCTGATGAGTGGCGTCACTTCGCTGCTGGGCGGCGGCACCGGCCCGTCGCACGGCACCTTCGCCACCACCTGCACGCCGGGTCCGTGGCACATCGGCCGGATGATGCAATCGTTCGATGCCTTCCCGGTCAATCTCGGCATCTCTGGTAAGGGTAACGCATCGCGTCCCGCGGCACTGGTCGAGATGGTGAAGGCCGGCGCCTGCGCGCTGAAGCTGCATGAGGATTGGGGCACGACACCAGCCGCGATCGACAATTGTCTGTCGGTCGCCGACGATCACGACATCCAGGTCATGCTGCACTCGGATACGCTGAACGAGTCCGGCTTCGTCGAGGACACGATCAAGGCCTTCAAGGGCCGCACCATCCATGCGTTCCATACCGAAGGCGCTGGCGGCGGCCACGCCCCTGACATCATCAAAGTGGCGGGCCTGAAGAACGTGCTGCCGTCGTCGACCAACCCAACGCGGCCGTTCACGCGCAACACCATCGACGAGCATCTCGACATGCTGATGGTGTGCCATCATCTGGACCCGTCCATCGCCGAGGACCTCGCCTTTGCCGAGAGCCGCATCCGCAAGGAGACGATCGCGGCCGAGGACATCCTGCACGATCTCGGCGCGCTGTCGATGATGTCGTCAGACTCGCAGGCGATGGGCCGGCTCGGCGAGGTCATCATCCGGACCTGGCAGACCGCCGACAAGATGAAGAAGCAGCGCGGCGCCTTGCCGCAGGACAAGGGCAAGGACAACGACAATTTCCGCGTCAAGCGCTACATCGCCAAATACACGATCAATCCGGCCATCGCGCATGGCGTGTCGAAGCTGATCGGCTCGGTCGAGAAGGGCAAGCTCGCCGACCTCGTGCTGTGGTCGCCGGCGTTCTTCGGCGTCAAGCCGGACTGCGTCATCAAGGGCGGCACCATCGTCGCCGCCCCGATGGGAGATCCGAACGCCTCGATTCCGACGCCGCAGCCGGTGCATTACCAGCCGATGTTCGGCGCCTTTGGCAAGTCGCTGACGGCGTCCTCGGTGATCTTCACCTCCAAGGCGGCGGTTGCCGGCGGCCTGGCGCGCAAGCTCGGCCTGTCCAAGAAGCTCTATGCGGTGCAGAACACCCGCGGCAGGATCTCGAAGAAGAGCATGATCCACAACGATGCCACGCCGAACATCGAGGTCGATCCCGAGACCTATGAGGTGCGCGCAGACGGCGAATTGCTCACCTGCGAGCCCGCCGAGGTGCTGCCCATGGCGCAGCGCTATTTCATGTTCTAA
- a CDS encoding DUF883 family protein: MPPTDGETALKDLTDSANYERLQKDVHAVKNDIAALTDQITDVLNAFAGQAGKQARSGYRQARENVDQTFDDMSERGSAMLGAAQDAASSLEERLEDVISQRPLATVGLALGLGFLLGVSWKR; encoded by the coding sequence ATGCCACCCACCGATGGTGAGACCGCCCTGAAGGATCTCACCGACAGCGCCAACTATGAACGCCTGCAGAAGGATGTCCACGCCGTGAAGAACGATATCGCAGCTCTCACCGACCAGATCACCGACGTCCTCAATGCCTTTGCCGGTCAGGCCGGCAAGCAGGCGCGCAGCGGTTACCGCCAGGCCCGCGAGAATGTCGACCAGACTTTTGACGACATGTCCGAGCGCGGCAGTGCCATGCTCGGCGCGGCCCAGGACGCTGCAAGCTCGCTGGAGGAACGGCTCGAAGACGTGATTTCGCAGCGCCCGTTGGCGACGGTCGGTCTCGCGCTCGGCCTGGGATTCCTGCTCGGCGTGTCCTGGAAGCGCTGA
- a CDS encoding urease accessory protein UreE has translation MIRATRVLGQHRWKEAAADSVLLDFDDRHRRRLAMTGTRGLEFLLDLEHATALRGGDALVLEDGRLIEVVAAAEPLLEIRAGDPHHLVRLAWHLGNRHLPTQIMAKSLRIRRDHVIEAMVKGLGARVIEIEAPFDPEGGAYAEPSHAHGDHDHDHHGHDHHGHDHTSHDHAHHSHAHHDHDHGHAHDDHVHDEHCGHDHHHGHSHAHDHK, from the coding sequence ATGATCCGCGCCACGCGCGTGCTCGGGCAGCATCGTTGGAAAGAGGCCGCTGCCGATTCCGTCCTGCTCGATTTCGATGATCGGCACCGGCGAAGGTTGGCGATGACCGGCACGCGCGGGCTGGAATTCCTGCTCGATCTCGAGCACGCGACCGCGCTTCGGGGCGGCGATGCGCTCGTGCTGGAGGATGGCCGGCTGATCGAGGTGGTCGCCGCTGCTGAGCCGCTGCTCGAGATCCGCGCCGGCGATCCGCATCATTTGGTGCGGCTCGCCTGGCATCTCGGCAACCGGCATCTGCCGACCCAGATCATGGCCAAGAGCCTGCGCATCCGCCGCGACCACGTCATCGAGGCGATGGTGAAGGGTCTTGGCGCGCGCGTCATCGAGATCGAGGCGCCGTTCGATCCGGAAGGCGGCGCCTACGCCGAGCCCAGCCATGCGCATGGCGATCACGATCACGATCATCATGGCCATGATCACCACGGCCACGATCACACCAGTCATGATCACGCGCATCACAGCCACGCGCATCATGATCATGACCACGGCCATGCGCACGACGATCACGTGCATGACGAGCATTGCGGCCACGACCACCATCACGGTCATTCCCATGCTCATGACCACAAATGA
- a CDS encoding HD domain-containing protein, translating into MLTGLRLVSEAAELAARRHAGQQRKGRDEEPYVNHLAEVANILAATTDGADAELVAAGWLHDTIEDTDTTRDELAQRFGARVAGLVEEVTDDMTLPKSERRAVQVIAAPAKSDGAKQIKIADKISNIRARVFFEPDLEQQLELMEYVGWAEQVVAGCRGVNARLDALFDETVSNARGTL; encoded by the coding sequence ATGTTGACCGGGTTGCGCCTCGTCTCCGAAGCGGCCGAGCTGGCGGCACGCCGCCACGCCGGCCAGCAGCGCAAGGGCCGCGACGAGGAGCCCTATGTCAATCATCTCGCCGAGGTGGCAAACATCCTTGCCGCCACGACTGACGGTGCCGACGCCGAGCTGGTCGCGGCCGGCTGGCTTCACGACACGATCGAGGATACCGACACCACGCGGGATGAGCTCGCGCAGCGCTTCGGGGCGCGCGTGGCCGGCCTCGTGGAGGAGGTGACCGACGACATGACGTTGCCGAAGAGCGAACGGCGCGCCGTCCAGGTCATTGCCGCGCCGGCCAAATCCGACGGCGCCAAGCAGATCAAGATCGCCGACAAGATCAGCAACATCCGTGCGCGTGTCTTTTTCGAGCCGGATCTCGAGCAGCAGCTCGAACTGATGGAGTATGTCGGCTGGGCCGAGCAGGTCGTCGCCGGCTGCCGCGGCGTCAACGCGCGGCTGGATGCGCTGTTCGACGAGACCGTTTCGAATGCGAGAGGGACGCTGTGA
- the ureG gene encoding urease accessory protein UreG — MASSHGPLRVGVGGPVGSGKTALMDLLCKSMRERYDIAAITNDIYTKWDAEFLVRSGSLTPDRIAGVETGGCPHTAIREDASMNLAAVSDMRAKFPGLDLVLIESGGDNLAATFSPELADITIYVIDVAAGDKIPSKGGPGITRSDLLVINKIDLAPHVGASLEKMETDAKRMRGERPFVMTNMKKSQGLDRIIGFIEAKGGLKPKA; from the coding sequence ATGGCATCGTCTCACGGTCCCCTCCGCGTCGGGGTCGGCGGACCCGTCGGCTCGGGAAAAACCGCGCTGATGGATCTGCTCTGCAAGTCGATGCGAGAGCGCTACGACATCGCTGCGATCACCAACGACATCTACACGAAATGGGATGCGGAATTTCTCGTCCGCTCCGGCTCGTTGACGCCCGACCGCATCGCGGGCGTCGAAACCGGCGGCTGTCCGCACACGGCGATCCGCGAGGACGCCTCTATGAACCTGGCCGCGGTCTCAGACATGCGCGCCAAGTTTCCCGGGCTGGATCTCGTGCTGATCGAATCCGGCGGCGACAATCTGGCAGCGACCTTCTCCCCGGAGCTAGCCGATATCACGATCTACGTGATCGATGTGGCCGCCGGCGACAAGATCCCGTCCAAAGGCGGACCGGGCATCACCCGCTCCGACCTGCTGGTGATCAACAAGATCGACCTCGCCCCGCATGTCGGCGCCTCTCTGGAGAAGATGGAGACCGATGCGAAGCGGATGCGCGGCGAGCGCCCCTTCGTCATGACCAACATGAAGAAGAGCCAAGGTCTCGACCGGATCATCGGCTTCATCGAGGCCAAGGGTGGCCTCAAGCCCAAAGCCTGA
- a CDS encoding urease accessory protein UreF, with protein sequence MTTNDAGRIPSAAGGAELAALYRLLTWLSPAFPIGGFSYSSGLEWAVEAGDICDAAALRGWLATMLTDGSGFCDAAFLVHAHRATELDDIKRLSEVAELAAAFVPSRERQLETAAQGRAFIEIARSAWSCAGLDEAVAQCDVVVYPVAVGMVGALHGVPLEPLLHGFLHALVSNWISAGSRLVPLGQTDSQRVLAALEPVVVATADRSLHASLDDIGSATFRADLASLRHETQYTRLFRS encoded by the coding sequence ATGACCACAAATGATGCGGGACGTATCCCGTCCGCTGCCGGCGGTGCGGAGCTGGCCGCGCTGTACCGGCTGCTGACCTGGCTGTCGCCGGCGTTCCCGATCGGCGGCTTCTCCTATTCCAGCGGACTGGAATGGGCCGTCGAAGCCGGCGATATCTGCGACGCGGCGGCTCTGCGCGGCTGGCTCGCGACGATGCTCACCGATGGCTCGGGCTTCTGTGACGCCGCCTTTCTCGTGCACGCGCACCGGGCGACCGAACTGGACGACATCAAGCGCCTGAGCGAGGTCGCCGAGCTCGCCGCGGCCTTCGTGCCGTCGCGCGAGCGGCAGCTCGAAACCGCCGCCCAGGGACGCGCCTTCATCGAGATCGCGCGGTCCGCCTGGAGTTGCGCCGGCCTCGACGAGGCGGTGGCGCAATGCGACGTCGTCGTCTACCCGGTGGCCGTGGGGATGGTCGGCGCGCTTCACGGCGTGCCTCTGGAACCGCTGCTGCATGGCTTTCTGCACGCCCTGGTGTCGAACTGGATTTCCGCGGGCAGCCGGCTCGTTCCATTGGGGCAGACCGACAGCCAGCGCGTGCTCGCCGCGCTCGAGCCGGTCGTCGTTGCGACCGCGGACAGATCTCTCCACGCCTCGCTCGACGACATTGGCAGTGCGACGTTCCGGGCCGACCTCGCCAGCCTTCGTCACGAGACCCAATACACGAGACTGTTTCGGTCTTGA
- a CDS encoding urease subunit beta has protein sequence MIPGELFIQDGEIELNAGRKTVTISVANTGDRPIQVGSHYHFFETNPALKFDRKKARGMRLDIAAGTAVRFEPGQTRDVQLVALAGKRMVYGFRGDVMGKL, from the coding sequence ATGATCCCCGGCGAACTCTTCATCCAGGACGGCGAGATCGAGCTCAATGCCGGCCGCAAGACGGTGACCATTTCGGTCGCCAACACCGGCGACCGGCCGATCCAGGTCGGCTCGCACTACCATTTCTTCGAGACGAACCCGGCGCTGAAGTTCGATCGCAAGAAGGCCAGGGGCATGCGGCTCGACATCGCCGCCGGCACCGCGGTGCGCTTCGAGCCGGGCCAGACCCGCGACGTGCAGCTGGTGGCGCTCGCCGGCAAGCGCATGGTCTATGGCTTCCGCGGCGACGTCATGGGCAAGCTGTAG
- a CDS encoding response regulator, protein MSRSQLVAEHLPLLRRYARALTGSQGSGDAYVGAMLEALIQDPALLDERYGPRAGLFRLFTQIWNSVALNDDAEVATLPMPPERRLSNITPLPRQAFLLLSLEGFPEEEVSFILDIDVAETRRLADAAGRELAAEIATDVLIIEDETFIAMDLESLVKNLGHNVIGVARTHADAVALAKNKKPGLILADIQLADGSSGLDAVNELLRTFEVPVVFITAYPERFLTGERPEPAFLISKPFQPAMVSAVASQALFFQRNSRNRMPKPAA, encoded by the coding sequence ATGAGCCGATCACAGCTAGTTGCTGAACATTTGCCGCTGTTGCGCCGGTATGCGCGTGCGCTCACCGGCAGCCAGGGTTCCGGAGATGCCTATGTCGGCGCGATGCTGGAAGCGCTGATCCAGGATCCGGCGCTGTTGGACGAGCGCTACGGCCCGCGCGCCGGGCTGTTCCGGCTGTTTACCCAGATCTGGAACTCGGTCGCGCTGAACGACGACGCGGAGGTGGCCACGCTGCCGATGCCGCCCGAGCGCCGCCTGTCGAATATCACGCCGCTCCCGCGCCAGGCGTTCTTGCTGCTGTCCCTCGAAGGTTTTCCGGAGGAGGAAGTTTCCTTCATCCTCGACATCGACGTTGCAGAGACGCGCCGGCTCGCGGATGCGGCCGGCCGCGAACTCGCCGCCGAAATCGCGACGGATGTGCTGATCATCGAGGACGAGACGTTCATCGCAATGGACCTCGAGAGCCTCGTGAAGAATCTCGGACACAACGTGATCGGCGTTGCGCGTACCCACGCCGACGCGGTTGCGCTCGCCAAGAACAAGAAGCCCGGCCTGATCCTGGCAGACATTCAGCTTGCTGACGGCTCCTCGGGTCTCGACGCGGTAAACGAGCTGCTGCGGACGTTCGAGGTGCCCGTCGTGTTCATCACGGCCTATCCGGAGCGTTTCCTCACCGGCGAGCGGCCGGAGCCGGCGTTCCTGATCTCCAAGCCGTTCCAGCCGGCGATGGTTTCCGCCGTGGCGAGTCAGGCGCTGTTCTTCCAGCGCAACTCGCGCAACCGGATGCCCAAGCCGGCTGCCTGA
- a CDS encoding NepR family anti-sigma factor encodes MKDVKSQASKNAAPRKPGGLNAEIQSRIGHQLRAMYDDVVRQGVPDRFAELVRKLDAPAAQSHVENGGGSNDQNDGRE; translated from the coding sequence ATGAAAGATGTAAAGTCTCAAGCCAGCAAGAATGCGGCACCGCGCAAGCCCGGCGGACTCAACGCGGAGATCCAGTCGAGGATCGGTCATCAACTTCGCGCGATGTACGACGATGTCGTGCGTCAGGGAGTGCCTGACCGGTTTGCAGAATTGGTGCGCAAACTTGACGCACCGGCAGCACAGTCCCACGTGGAGAACGGCGGGGGATCCAACGACCAAAACGACGGGAGGGAGTGA